One window of Magallana gigas chromosome 2, xbMagGiga1.1, whole genome shotgun sequence genomic DNA carries:
- the LOC105318445 gene encoding ubiquitin-conjugating enzyme E2 E3: protein MATSSGAPPAGPSRPRVPTPAKDTKPKPTKNNSTSARRLQRELAELTLDPPPNVSAGPKGDNLYEWVSTILGPKGTVYEGGVFFLDISFSTDYPFKPPKLVFKTRIYHCNINSQGHICLDVLKDQWSPALTISKVLLSVTSLLADCNPHDPLVGSIAQQYLSNREEHDKMARQWTKRFAT from the exons ATGGCCACAAGTTCTGGGGCACCCCCGGCCGGACCCTCTCGTCCTCGCGTCCCCACCCCAGCCAAAGATACCAAACCTAAACCCACCAAAAACAACAGTACCAGCGCTCGCAG ACTACAGAGAGAATTAGCTGAATTAACTTTAGACCCCCCTCCAAATGTgag TGCTGGACCAAAAGGGGATAACCTTTATGAGTGGGTATCCACTATTCTAGGACCAAAGGGAACCGTGTACGAAGGGGGCGTGTTTTTCCTGGATATTAGCTTTTCCACAGACTACCCATTTAAACCTCCAAAG ttggtgttcaaGACCCGCATCTATCACTGCAACATCAACAGCCAGGGACATATCTGTCTGGATGTCCTGAAGGACCAGTGGAGCCCCGCCCTCACCATCTCCAAGGTCCTCCTGTCAGTGACCAGTCTACTGGCCGACTGTAACCCCCACGACCCCCTGGTGGGCTCCATAGCCCAGCAGTACCTGTCCAACCGGGAGGAGCATGACAAGATGGCGCGCCAGTGGACCAAGAGATTTGCTACGTGA
- the LOC105330606 gene encoding uncharacterized protein isoform X2 produces the protein MCIINSWERHGGKRHVVMFPAGLKPVTRAEILISSLQDTTVRMKSKFPGVDSVLQVQSDVGAVVSLSSEIVLDGNKREDKGIFIESDHPISVYGHSGDECCEGEGFLAIPVDFWGTEYDIATHINSTVAVVAVEDNTEVIAKGFWAGVLFESNYYANGDNITFILSAGQTAQLQTPLGYLLGTRLHSNKPIGVISGQYYASPSRSKYNQMIEFIPPASSIGKNFIVPPFFNTTYLTLHYYNMGEDNLVTTRGKNVNRSSKLQKRGGYMISAGASNPYYGFAEKPVILTATPYTISPFLLFVPSLDQYSNNYKFHTPTKQNLTHYIVLLIKSKDESGITIDGQKIYSKVESLDALLINDAIYLVISAEVSTGQHYVTHPDPNVTFGLILYGFDDTQSYAYPVGLRLPPFSVPVAA, from the coding sequence GACATGGCGGGAAGAGACACGTGGTTATGTTTCCAGCCGGCCTGAAGCCAGTGACCAGAGCGGAAATTTTGATCTCCAGCTTACAGGACACCACCGTGAGGATGAAGTCCAAGTTCCCGGGGGTAGACAGTGTCCTTCAGGTACAGTCCGATGTGGGAGCGGTGGTGTCCCTCTCGTCGGAAATAGTTCTGGACGGAAACAAGAGAGAAGATAAAGGGATCTTCATCGAATCCGACCATCCTATTTCTGTATACGGACATTCCGGTGACGAGTGTTGCGAAGGGGAGGGGTTCCTGGCCATCCCTGTGGATTTCTGGGGGACGGAGTACGACATCGCAACCCACATTAACAGCACAGTTGCCGTGGTAGCTGTCGAGGACAACACGGAAGTGATCGCTAAAGGATTCTGGGCTGGCGTGCTTTTCGAATCCAACTATTACGCTAATGGTGACAACATTACGTTCATACTCTCAGCCGGGCAAACGGCGCAGCTGCAGACCCCTCTGGGATACCTTCTGGGTACCCGTTTGCATTCCAACAAACCTATCGGGGTCATCTCTGGACAGTATTACGCCTCACCTTCAAGATCCAAGTACAACCAGATGATAGAATTCATCCCTCCCGCCAGCAGTATCGGTAAAAACTTCATCGTTCCTCCCTTCTTCAATACGACTTACCTCACCCTACATTATTACAATATGGGAGAGGATAACCTAGTGACAACAAGAGGTAAAAATGTTAATCGTTCCAGCAAATTACAAAAAAGAGGCGGATACATGATTTCCGCGGGTGCTTCCAACCCTTACTACGGATTTGCCGAAAAACCGGTCATTTTGACGGCAACACCTTACACCATCAGTCCCTTCCTGCTCTTTGTCCCGTCCTTGGACCAGTATTCAAACAACTACAAATTCCACACTCCAACAAAACAGAACCTGACCCATTACATTGTGCTGTTGATAAAGTCAAAGGACGAGAGCGGAATTACTATTGACGGTCAAAAGATTTACTCCAAGGTGGAGAGTTTAGATGCCCTTCTTATTAATGACGCCATATACCTCGTCATCTCGGCGGAAGTGAGTACTGGTCAGCACTACGTCACACATCCGGACCCTAATGTGACGTTCGGATTGATTTTGTACGGATTTGATGACACGCAGTCCTATGCTTACCCCGTGGGTCTGAGGTTACCACCATTCTCAGTACCGGTAGCGGCATAA
- the LOC105330606 gene encoding uncharacterized protein isoform X1, with protein MFFKIIASLCLLQSLQTFAKGQITGHGGKRHVVMFPAGLKPVTRAEILISSLQDTTVRMKSKFPGVDSVLQVQSDVGAVVSLSSEIVLDGNKREDKGIFIESDHPISVYGHSGDECCEGEGFLAIPVDFWGTEYDIATHINSTVAVVAVEDNTEVIAKGFWAGVLFESNYYANGDNITFILSAGQTAQLQTPLGYLLGTRLHSNKPIGVISGQYYASPSRSKYNQMIEFIPPASSIGKNFIVPPFFNTTYLTLHYYNMGEDNLVTTRGKNVNRSSKLQKRGGYMISAGASNPYYGFAEKPVILTATPYTISPFLLFVPSLDQYSNNYKFHTPTKQNLTHYIVLLIKSKDESGITIDGQKIYSKVESLDALLINDAIYLVISAEVSTGQHYVTHPDPNVTFGLILYGFDDTQSYAYPVGLRLPPFSVPVAA; from the exons atgtttttcaaaataatagcCAGTCTGTGCCTTCTTCAAAGTCTTCAAACCTTTGCCAAAGGACAGATTACAG GACATGGCGGGAAGAGACACGTGGTTATGTTTCCAGCCGGCCTGAAGCCAGTGACCAGAGCGGAAATTTTGATCTCCAGCTTACAGGACACCACCGTGAGGATGAAGTCCAAGTTCCCGGGGGTAGACAGTGTCCTTCAGGTACAGTCCGATGTGGGAGCGGTGGTGTCCCTCTCGTCGGAAATAGTTCTGGACGGAAACAAGAGAGAAGATAAAGGGATCTTCATCGAATCCGACCATCCTATTTCTGTATACGGACATTCCGGTGACGAGTGTTGCGAAGGGGAGGGGTTCCTGGCCATCCCTGTGGATTTCTGGGGGACGGAGTACGACATCGCAACCCACATTAACAGCACAGTTGCCGTGGTAGCTGTCGAGGACAACACGGAAGTGATCGCTAAAGGATTCTGGGCTGGCGTGCTTTTCGAATCCAACTATTACGCTAATGGTGACAACATTACGTTCATACTCTCAGCCGGGCAAACGGCGCAGCTGCAGACCCCTCTGGGATACCTTCTGGGTACCCGTTTGCATTCCAACAAACCTATCGGGGTCATCTCTGGACAGTATTACGCCTCACCTTCAAGATCCAAGTACAACCAGATGATAGAATTCATCCCTCCCGCCAGCAGTATCGGTAAAAACTTCATCGTTCCTCCCTTCTTCAATACGACTTACCTCACCCTACATTATTACAATATGGGAGAGGATAACCTAGTGACAACAAGAGGTAAAAATGTTAATCGTTCCAGCAAATTACAAAAAAGAGGCGGATACATGATTTCCGCGGGTGCTTCCAACCCTTACTACGGATTTGCCGAAAAACCGGTCATTTTGACGGCAACACCTTACACCATCAGTCCCTTCCTGCTCTTTGTCCCGTCCTTGGACCAGTATTCAAACAACTACAAATTCCACACTCCAACAAAACAGAACCTGACCCATTACATTGTGCTGTTGATAAAGTCAAAGGACGAGAGCGGAATTACTATTGACGGTCAAAAGATTTACTCCAAGGTGGAGAGTTTAGATGCCCTTCTTATTAATGACGCCATATACCTCGTCATCTCGGCGGAAGTGAGTACTGGTCAGCACTACGTCACACATCCGGACCCTAATGTGACGTTCGGATTGATTTTGTACGGATTTGATGACACGCAGTCCTATGCTTACCCCGTGGGTCTGAGGTTACCACCATTCTCAGTACCGGTAGCGGCATAA
- the LOC105318446 gene encoding transmembrane protein 26, translating into MSHRQESKFSSSLPVELAQEKSDQLRKGTEQEKKEAARLSNKGDILTFVSGAGVEAEKENKLTKQKSEDGDRFKIQSGISDTDTITKLSTAAKYNINEKKQLDSEMQVSPEAATSVENVAKQEVLQKSKGEVRKRKKLENKKMDKHKSTVSLKSLTGSIHEKANVFQDVIQALLVRLLLFVHSCLCVWRTADVQKDDIYWLFAISNILLGIEAFYTCFFQKGQDPKWICPCFLLYLLGTVPAIWILQLDVLERKFNVNVTSNSSTEELSTIYGLKIIPISLDAETWSSILQQLLLFVLVIGRMLLPRGHLTRDELSQTLFIFIGSGSDVMEFFVVFEDPIFYNNTGLKYATLIIWSISLLQFIFVIAVAKGPKRFRMGTMVEEMEGEHKHFGAELWGLLLSITFMDGPYFGLRLYAILEHKVLSFGILFFTCKNALMLILLFYRLLIVFLKIRSKRKNAANNSQKNLEF; encoded by the exons ATGTCGCACCGCCAAGAGAGCAAATTTTCTTCAAGTTTACCCGTTGAACTTGCACAAGAAAAGTCTGACCAGTTGAGGAAAGGCACGGAACAGGAGAAGAAGGAAGCCGCAAGACTGTCGAATAAAGGTGATATTTTGACCTTCGTGTCTGGAGCTGGTGTTGAagcagaaaaagaaaacaaattgacAAAACAGAAATCCGAAGATGGTGACCGATTCAAAATTCAGTCAGGAATATCCGATACAGATACTATAACCAAACTATCAACCGCGGCTAAATATAATATCAACGAGAAGAAGCAACTAGACTCTGAAATGCAAGTCTCTCCGGAAGCTGCAACATCTGTAGAAAATGTTGCCAAACAAGAAGTCCTTCAAAAGTCTAAAGGAGAGGTTAGAAAAAGGAagaaattggaaaacaaaaaaatggatAAGCACAAATCAACGGTATCATTGAAATCTCTCACAGGTAGCATCCACGAAAAAGCTAACGTCTTTCAGGATGTTATCCAAGCTCTGTTAGTTCGCCTGCTCCTGTTTGTTCACAGCTGTCTGTGTGTCTGGAGAACAGCAGACGTTCAAAAGGACGACATCTATTGGTTGTTTGCCATCAGTAACATTCTTCTTGGGATCGAGGCTTTCTATACATGTTTCTTTCAAAAGGGACAGGATCCAAAATg gATTTGTCCGTGTTTTTTGTTGTACTTACTGGGGACCGTGCCTGCTATATGGATTCTTCAGCTGGACGTCCTGGAAAGGAAGTTTAACGTCAATGTGACGTCTAATTCTTCAACAGAGGAACTTTCCACAATCTATGGG CTTAAAATAATCCCCATATCACTTGATGCTGAGACTTGGTCGTCCATTCTACAACAACTGCTTCTGTTTGTTCTTGTGATTGGACGGATGTTACTACCACGTGGTCATTTAACACGTGACGAACTCTCACAGACACTGTTTATTTTCATCGGCTCGGGGTCTGACGTCATGGAGTTCTTTGTCGTGTTCGAAGATCCCATTTTCTACAACAACACGGGACTGAAGTACGCCACTCTCATTATCTGGAGCATCAGTTTGCTGCAGTTCATCTTCGTTATTGCAGTCGCCAAGGGTCCCAAGAGGTTCCGAATGGGAACCATGGTTGAGGAAATGGAAGGCGAGCACAAGCACTTCGGGGCAGAATTGTGGGGTCTCCTCTTGTCAATCACGTTTATGGACGGGCCTTACTTTGGGCTTCGTCTGTATGCCATCTTGGAGCACAAAGTGCTGAGTTTtggaattttgtttttcacgtGTAAAAATGCACTgatgttgattttattattttatcgaCTGCTGATTGTCTTCCTAAAAATCAGATCAAAGCGAAAAAATGCAGCAAACAATTCTCAGAAGAATCTAGAATTTTAA